The DNA region TTCGAGATCAACTCAATATACGAAATTCTCTGGGAAATAGTGAGGCCGAACATTGCGGCCCTTGCTGCGAACCATCGGCAAAGGTGTCACGAAAAAGCAAGCTCTTGAGAGACGCTGTTGTATTTCTTGCGACTTCGTTGATCTGGGCTGGCTTGTTCTTCCTTTTGGCGTCAAATCAACTTAACAACACACCGGGCAACTTGCCGGAGGCAAAGCATGACGGTGGCAAGAGCCCAACACAGAGTGACTATCTTCCCGCATCTCATAACGTCACATCAAATGCCAAATACATCTCATGCGGTTCATCGATAGCCGAGGCGAAGAGAAGTGGGTGCAGGTACGCTACTCTATTGAACTACTGGGTTCCGTCTCAATGCTTCGACCAAGAGTTTGAGACAGAATACCAGGATGACGATAGCTGGACTGCATTTGCGGAGTGAGTAACATAACCTTGAGAAAATGAGAGGAAATACTTATGACCATTATGCAGCAAAGCCTTAACTCAGAGCATCGCTCCAGAAGACATGGGCGATCAAGAGGTCTACTACACTTCGATTCGAGACCACTTGAACCACTGCTCTATGCTTTGGAGAAAGCAATTCTGGACATTGTTTGAGGACCGCACTGCATTTGACGGAGTGATTGTGAATTCATTCCACACAGAGCATTGTGCTGAGTTTCTAAAGGACATTTATGGTTCAAATCGGACCGAACCGACACTCGTAAGAGTTGGCTTTTCAGGATGCTGGGTACAAAATAGCAGGCGGAGTTAGGGATCTATTAAATTAGAGGGTATAACGCACACGAAGGGCGCCACGAAGGGCGTCGGAGATAGGACTTATCGGCCTGCACGGCCGGCCGCTCAGCAGCAACGAAGGGCCTGCCGCGGTCTTTGTCCCGGGCAGTGGGCTTCGGAGTGGCCTTAGGCGCCTAGGAAAGGGGCTGCCGAAGGCCTAgtcgggcggcagggtgCGGCCGCAGCATACGAGAATAGTTACACACACATCGCACGCACAATTGACCTATCACGGTTACCCTTGCCAATCTGACAGGATCTTAGCGACGCTAGGGAGGCTCTCAGCCTAAGGTTGCAGCTTGGCCCCCTATGTTGACGCTGAAGCTGTTTTCTACAGCCTCCTCAAGTGCTATCTGCAATTCCTTCTTGCTGATGAATGGGAAGACGTCGCTATTAGGACCGCGCTTGAGAATCTTGGCTGTGTCGGTGCCTGCTCCCTCATCTTGTAGCACTGATTCTGTACCCCTGCGTCTTCCTTCGTCAACGATTAACTTGTCGGCTTCGGACGTACTGAAAAGACTCTTCAGTCTTATTCATACCTAGGAATCCGTATCCTTAATGGCGTTCATTACAAAGTTGACGACAAGTAGGCTAATATGACAAGGCTGGTAATAGCGCCCGTCTTTAGTATGCCGTAAAGATGCGAGCAATCTCTGCAAAAGAACTTCCTAATGTATTGCAGCACTTAATAGGATAAGATCTAAATATAGCAATATTGCCTAAGTATAGAGTAAAGAGCCTTCTAGAGTTTTGCATCTATAGTACTAAGAGAATTAAAACTCTATTATGTAGCTAGTAGTATTAGCATGAAGAGGTACATTAAAAGATAATATAAGTAAACTTTGCCCCCTAGGTTAGCCCCTGTAACAGTTTTTTGTTTCGCTGTAAAGTCTTATACAGCTAAGTTATAATGCAGTAAGTATTACTAGGCCTCCTAGACTGAATTCTCTACCTCTTATTATGGCAGTATAGGTAATAACGTTTGTAAAACCTTTCTGTACAGGTAATCAAAATGTAAACAAGATATTAAAGTCATGTATCCATACTCTATGCAAGGGACAGACGTTACAGAAGTAAGTCGGTTATTTATCGACCAGTCTTGAGCACTTGCTATTTTGCAGGCTAGATTTCTTAGCTGTATCTCTCATTATGTATCGGACACACTCCATCATTTTCCTTTCTGCTCTCGTTTCAGTATGTTACTCCCATCCATCTGAGCCGACTTCAAGGATTTCGCTTTCGTCAGTACCGAGCGTTACGACTGCAGATTACATCATATTCGCCAAGGAAGATACTAATAAGGCGGACGGCGATGGCTTTGGAAACACCCTGGCAGGCCTGGTTGGTATAGACGAGGTGGAAACCATTGTCGGTGATGCCGGTATTCCCGTTGTTTGGCGCGCACGCCTCAACGCAAATCAACTTGCCAAGGTGAAAGCCGACCCTGTTGTTGCTGAAGCCAATATCAACGATCCTTTCACGCTCGACGACCCGGAATCGGTCGGTACTCAACCGCCAGTCACTCAGCGGAAGCGCGCCGAGGTCACGCAGGCCCCTATTACCAAAAACGACCTTTTCGACCTGCGCACGCtttcgacgccgccgagggtgaaGGGGTCCCTCCCCAACTATCGGTACGATGAGTTCGCTGGTGAGGGCATCACTGTGTATGTTGTCGACACCGGGCCCTTCGACTTGGGGCATGACGAATTTTCTTCGCCCGGCGTCGGCATTACCCGTCGTCAGTTGAACGTTGCCAGGGAGAAGAAGTTCGATCTTGAGCACATCCAGCACGGGACTTGTGCGGCTTCCAAGACCGTTGGTATAATGACCGGGGTAGCAAAGCGCGCGAACCTGGTCGGAGTGCGTATCGACTTAAACCAGTTCGGTCTTCTTCGCGGTCTGCAGGCTGTCGTTGACGACGTCAAGCAAAAGGGacataagggcaaggcagttGTCACGACATCAGTCTACTTGAAGGCATCCAACACCATGTACATGGTCTCGATGCGCAGCGTCATTAAGTCTCTTGTAAATTTGGACGTCCCTATCGTCGCAACGGCTGGAAATAGGTACCAGGAGGGCATCACTGAGCCTAACACACTGCCGGCAATCCTGGCAAAGGAGCTTCCCGTCATCGTGGTAGGTGCAGCCGCGAAGGATTTCAAAATAGCTGCATTCAGTCAGCGTGGTGACCTCGTGACGACGTATGCCATCGGTGTCAACGTTCAATGCGCAGACCTGGCCGGTATCGCGAAAAGATCGGGAACTTCTTTTGCCGCGCCTCAGGTTGCAGGTATGGTGGCGTACTGGATGTCGCATCCAGAGTTTGCCGGCGACTTGAGGGCAGGCTCGGTGGCCAAGACACTCCGCGACATGGTGGGGGCCCTTTCGTACCCGCGCGTCGCTGAGGCAGGGTATCCTCCCATCGCCTGGAACGGGCACGACCTGTCTCGTCAAACCGAGCAGCGGAACTGAGAGGAAAACTAAGCGGGGTATGAGGCGGGACCTCGCTGAAGCATGTTCATTTGCGCCAGCGTCTGAAACTAATATACCGACGACGTGTAAGTTATGTAGTAGCATACTTGCGCGCGACAATGTTAGTATCCTGCATAGTTAGGTTAGCTGCAGGAATACTAAATACACCTACTACAGTTTGTGCAAAGTAAGCCCTAACTGCAAATGTATATTTTATTTATTCCTCTTTTCtttaatactactattttAATTTTACCTTACTAACTAATTTTAATAGCTTACACTTACAGTTTTAAAAACTAAAGAATATTCTTCTctttataaatttactaataaattactattaaattagtaagaGTAACTATAATAggttatttatatatatattaagtataatgTATACataattatttttatataCTGCAGCtatactatactacttaattagaCCTTTAGTAGCCTCTTTCCTAAGTACTTATTTATTATAGTTAGCTTTCTgtagtagtatttattagtagaagctaaagtaataaaactagggaatagtactataagttGTACTAAAAGAATTAAGTCTTTAGAGAATACAGTAATTAGTTGTATACTTAATAAGGGGCTTATAATATTAGTTACTAGTAAAGAGTACTAAGAGTATTTAAGGggataattataaagttaattactaaagagctatagaaggTAATCTAttaatatagaata from Colletotrichum higginsianum IMI 349063 chromosome 4, whole genome shotgun sequence includes:
- a CDS encoding Major facilitator superfamily transporter; translated protein: MASKPEDQQPFLGFRDQLNIRNSLGNSEAEHCGPCCEPSAKVSRKSKLLRDAVVFLATSLIWAGLFFLLASNQLNNTPGNLPEAKHDGGKSPTQSDYLPASHNVTSNAKYISCGSSIAEAKRSGCRYATLLNYWVPSQCFDQEFETEYQDDDSWTAFADKALTQSIAPEDMGDQEVYYTSIRDHLNHCSMLWRKQFWTLFEDRTAFDGVIVNSFHTEHCADLLKCYLQFLLADEWEDVAIRTALENLGCVGACSLIL
- a CDS encoding Allergen Pen n 13 codes for the protein MYRTHSIIFLSALVSVCYSHPSEPTSRISLSSVPSVTTADYIIFAKEDTNKADGDGFGNTLAGLVGIDEVETIVGDAGIPVVWRARLNANQLAKVKADPVVAEANINDPFTLDDPESVGTQPPVTQRKRAEVTQAPITKNDLFDLRTLSTPPRVKGSLPNYRYDEFAGEGITVYVVDTGPFDLGHDEFSSPGVGITRRQLNVAREKKFDLEHIQHGTCAASKTVGIMTGVAKRANLVGVRIDLNQFGLLRGLQAVVDDVKQKGHKGKAVVTTSVYLKASNTMYMVSMRSVIKSLVNLDVPIVATAGNRYQEGITEPNTLPAILAKELPVIVVGAAAKDFKIAAFSQRGDLVTTYAIGVNVQCADLAGIAKRSGTSFAAPQVAGMVAYWMSHPEFAGDLRAGSVAKTLRDMVGALSYPRVAEAGYPPIAWNGHDLSRQTEQRN